CCTGTAAATTTAGGCCCCCATGATGTCAAAGTTCGGGTAAAAGCTCTTGGAATATGTGGAAGTGATATTCACCACTTCAAGGTAGTATGCTCCTTATCaccttgtttatatatatatatatatatatatatatatatatatatatatattttctccaaCAAATTACATAAAATGGCTTCTTAGAGAGGGAGGGAGATATTGCATAAATTTACttgtatcaatatttttttggtgatcACTGATGTCTGCTATGATTGAtgtcttttttatcttttatcagaCAATGAGATGTGCAAATTTTATCGTCAAAAAGCCGATGGTTATAGGGCATGAGTGTGCTGGAATCATAGAGGAAGTTGGAAGCCAAGTGAAGTCTCTAGCAGTAGGTGACCGTGTAGCATTAGAGCCTGGAATCAGTTGCCGGCAATGCAATCTCTGCAAAGATGGTCGCTACAATCTTTGCCCAGAGATGAAATTTTTTGGTTCTCCTCCTACTAATGGCTCTCTTGCTAATAAGGTACCTAAGATTATATTTTGTTAGTAAGAACACACATTTAGTTGGTTTCAAACCTATGACTTTGTCCTCCATCCTGTTCTTATGGGGAGAGAAGGTACCATTTGACTTTGTGCTTAAGCTCATTGATATTGACTCTGTTCAACCGAATTTCATGTATGAATATTTAGAATCTACTATTATTGAGTGACTTAAGAGTTTGTTAACACTATCTCTTCACTATCATGGTGATGGAAAATAAGGCTACAACAGCGCATTTCTGTAGGACttcaatttaaaagaatatacAGACATTTTATACATAATGTGCACTCATGAGGCATGGCCTGCTAGTGACATGCCTACTCTTAGAGTTCATTATATGAAAAGTTATAAATCAAACTGCGACTTTTGATTGCTTTGCCCACAATATATCCCTTCTCCTAAAACATTGCTTGGTTATGGATTGATAGGTTCCAGACAAGCATAGTTAGAACTTTTTATATGCTCTTAATCTGGCCTGCCCATAATCTTGCTAGCTCCTTGATCTTTTTCCTGTTCAGAAGGTTCATCGTAGCGCCAACTAGCCTGCTTATAATCTTGCTAGATGAGCCGCTTCCACTAGTTGTAGTAAACTTCCTTTTAACaggtgaggcccaacatgtgaaatatttaattaaaatgagaggtgaattgacggagtcaaggtttgatcTCATGACTTttagctctgatactatgttaaactaCTAGTtttcccaaaagcttaagcagataggaagaggtaaatttaatcacttaaccattacatGAACATTCATGTTTTAAGTTACATGCTCGATGCGACTTTCTTGTAACAGGTGGTGCATCCAGCAAATTTGTGTTTTAAACTGCCTGACAATGTGAGCTTGGAAGAAGGAGCAATGTGTGAACCCCTCAGTGTTGGTGTCCATGCTTGTCGTCGTGCAAATGTCGGTCCTGAGACTAATGTATTGATCATGGGAGCAGGACCAATAGGCCTTGTTACACTATTAGCTGCTCGTGCTTTTGGAGCACCAAGAATTGTCATTGTTGATGTTGATGAATGCCGTTTATCTATTGCAAAGAATCTTGGTGCAGATGAGACTATTCAAGTTTCAACAAACATCCAGGttcccatttcttttttttttttccaagtttgTAAATGATTTAAAGTTGCTTTCCAAGTAGTTTCTTTCTACTTGTAAATGATTTAACTTGAGCGTTATTGCTCAGGATGTCAGTGAAGAAGTAGTAAAGATACAAAATGCCATGGGATCTGGCATTGATGTCAGCTTTGACTGTGTCGGCTTTGACAAAACCACGTCGACGGCGTTGAACGCCACTCGTTCCGGTGGCAAAGTTTGTCTTATTGGATTAGCTA
This window of the Corylus avellana chromosome ca5, CavTom2PMs-1.0 genome carries:
- the LOC132181067 gene encoding L-idonate 5-dehydrogenase-like, yielding MSGGSCTEGKEHEKDGENLAAWLLGIKTLKIQPYHLPSLGPHDVKVRVKALGICGSDIHHFKTMRCANFIVKKPMVIGHECAGIIEEVGSQVKSLAVGDRVALEPGISCRQCNLCKDGRYNLCPEMKFFGSPPTNGSLANKVVHPANLCFKLPDNVSLEEGAMCEPLSVGVHACRRANVGPETNVLIMGAGPIGLVTLLAARAFGAPRIVIVDVDECRLSIAKNLGADETIQVSTNIQDVSEEVVKIQNAMGSGIDVSFDCVGFDKTTSTALNATRSGGKVCLIGLAKSEMTAPLTPAAAREVDVIGIFRYRNTWPLCIEFLKTGKIDVKPLITHRFGFSQQEVEDAFETSARGGSAIKVMFNL